Proteins co-encoded in one Lysobacter solisilvae genomic window:
- a CDS encoding TonB-dependent receptor, translating into MKRNLLSMALASATLMLATAAHAQDTPPPPQQAQPDQRSDEDAKTLDTVTVTGIRASIEKSIDTKQSSTSIVEAISAEDIGKLPDTSIADSIARLPGLTAQRFGNRPQEINIRGFAGDFSTALLNGREQVSPGNNRGVEFDQYPSELINSVVVYKTPDGSLIGQGLSGTIDLHTVRPLDFKEPVVALNLRGDMNEIEHDDDKLHGSRFSASYIDQFADNTVGLALGYAQLNNPTQSHVFEGWGYDSGVINGGNIFDVEGDNTRKGFMGVLEFRPNEMYSTTLDLFYSKFDREETKRGFQFSTGGTGNVVSREGDADLATRVQFQNVNFGVIRNDVNASYDDLFAIGWNHQLRLNDQWTLRADISNSSTKREERILETYARLAPGVEDDNVVATHNPDGYFDFDFSLDLTDPANFLLMDPGGWGGDRAQAGYLKDFDVTDNLTSVRFDLERTFDEGMFSSLEFGVNLTDRKKTRSSFENTLCLTVGCTSAENQGMAIPPQYITSSDLNFAGITFLGLDALGLLNDVYILNPKNHPDISKKNWDVHEEVTTLYVQGNINTDLGPVPVRGNVGLQVVNAQQSSDGFQSLPLGASGGPVSDSASFTHYLPSLNLSFQLPWDQYLRFGAARQMARPRMDELRVNNDIAIDFANPPNPNYPDEFQVPHYAMTGGNTQLEPWLANAYDLSWEMYFGGSKGYVSAAYFFKDLKTYIYTQEGFFDIRDTAFPPNLIDPSLSPIGRFSRPANGTGGYVRGHEIAVSIPLDLLWEPLLGFGIQANYADNDSSIQPYGPTRPNEPLPGLSKYVTNGTVYFERWGFAARVSARHRSDFVGEVQGFGGDREKRVFGAETVTDVQLGYTLQSGPMKDLSFLLQVNNLENEPYQTLDGSGRPNTFSEYGRTYLLGVNYKF; encoded by the coding sequence TTGAAACGTAATCTGCTGAGCATGGCGCTGGCCTCGGCCACACTGATGCTGGCCACCGCGGCACACGCGCAGGACACTCCGCCGCCGCCGCAACAGGCGCAGCCGGATCAACGCTCCGACGAGGATGCCAAGACGCTGGACACGGTGACCGTCACCGGCATCCGCGCCTCGATCGAGAAATCGATCGACACCAAGCAGAGCTCGACCTCGATCGTGGAAGCGATCTCGGCCGAGGACATCGGCAAACTGCCCGACACCTCCATCGCCGACTCCATCGCGCGCCTGCCGGGCCTGACCGCCCAGCGCTTCGGCAACCGCCCGCAGGAAATCAACATCCGCGGTTTCGCCGGCGACTTCTCCACGGCCCTGCTCAACGGCCGCGAACAGGTCAGCCCGGGCAACAACCGCGGCGTGGAGTTCGACCAGTACCCGTCGGAGCTGATCAACTCGGTGGTCGTCTACAAGACGCCCGACGGCTCGCTGATCGGCCAGGGCCTGTCGGGCACGATCGACCTGCATACGGTGCGTCCGCTGGACTTCAAGGAACCGGTGGTCGCGCTGAACCTGCGCGGCGACATGAACGAGATCGAGCACGACGACGACAAGCTGCACGGCAGCCGCTTCAGTGCGTCCTACATCGACCAGTTCGCCGACAACACCGTCGGCCTGGCGCTGGGTTACGCCCAGCTCAACAACCCGACCCAGTCGCACGTCTTCGAGGGCTGGGGCTACGACTCCGGCGTGATCAACGGCGGCAACATCTTCGACGTGGAAGGCGACAACACCCGCAAGGGCTTCATGGGGGTGCTGGAGTTCCGTCCCAACGAGATGTATTCGACGACGCTGGACCTGTTCTACTCCAAGTTCGACCGCGAGGAGACCAAGCGCGGCTTCCAGTTCTCCACCGGCGGCACCGGCAACGTCGTCTCGCGCGAAGGCGACGCCGACCTGGCCACCCGCGTGCAATTCCAGAACGTCAACTTCGGCGTGATCCGCAACGACGTCAATGCGTCCTACGACGACCTGTTCGCGATTGGCTGGAACCACCAGCTGCGCCTCAACGACCAGTGGACCCTGCGTGCCGACATCAGCAATTCCAGCACCAAGCGCGAGGAGCGCATCCTGGAGACCTACGCCCGGCTGGCACCGGGCGTGGAAGACGACAACGTCGTGGCCACCCACAACCCGGACGGCTACTTCGATTTCGACTTCAGCCTCGACCTGACCGACCCGGCGAATTTCCTGCTGATGGATCCGGGTGGCTGGGGCGGTGATCGCGCGCAGGCCGGTTACCTGAAGGACTTCGACGTCACCGACAACCTGACCTCGGTGCGCTTCGACCTGGAACGCACGTTCGACGAAGGCATGTTCAGCAGCCTGGAGTTCGGCGTCAACCTGACCGACCGCAAGAAGACCCGTTCGTCGTTCGAGAACACCCTGTGCCTGACGGTGGGCTGCACGTCGGCGGAAAACCAGGGCATGGCGATACCGCCGCAGTACATCACTTCCTCGGACCTCAACTTCGCCGGCATCACCTTCCTGGGCCTGGATGCGCTGGGCCTGCTCAACGACGTCTACATCCTCAATCCCAAGAACCACCCGGACATCTCCAAGAAGAACTGGGACGTCCACGAGGAAGTCACCACGCTGTACGTGCAGGGCAACATCAACACCGACCTGGGCCCGGTCCCGGTGCGCGGCAACGTCGGCCTGCAGGTGGTGAATGCGCAGCAGAGCTCGGATGGCTTCCAGTCGCTGCCGCTGGGCGCCTCAGGCGGTCCGGTCTCCGACAGCGCCAGCTTCACCCACTACCTGCCCAGCCTCAACCTGTCCTTCCAGCTGCCCTGGGACCAGTACCTGCGCTTCGGCGCGGCCCGGCAGATGGCGCGTCCGCGCATGGACGAGCTGCGGGTGAACAACGACATCGCCATCGATTTCGCCAATCCGCCCAACCCCAACTACCCGGACGAGTTCCAGGTCCCGCATTACGCCATGACCGGCGGCAACACCCAGCTGGAGCCGTGGCTCGCCAACGCCTACGACCTGTCGTGGGAGATGTACTTCGGCGGCAGCAAGGGCTATGTCAGCGCCGCGTACTTCTTCAAGGACCTGAAGACCTACATCTACACGCAGGAAGGCTTCTTCGACATCCGCGACACCGCGTTCCCGCCCAACCTGATCGATCCGTCGCTGTCGCCCATCGGCCGCTTCTCGCGGCCGGCCAACGGCACCGGCGGCTATGTCCGCGGCCACGAGATCGCGGTGTCGATTCCCCTCGACCTGCTCTGGGAGCCGCTGCTGGGCTTCGGCATCCAGGCCAACTACGCCGACAACGACAGCAGCATCCAGCCCTACGGCCCGACCCGGCCCAACGAACCGCTGCCGGGCCTGTCCAAGTACGTCACCAACGGCACGGTCTACTTCGAACGCTGGGGCTTCGCGGCGCGCGTGAGCGCACGCCATCGCTCCGACTTCGTGGGCGAGGTGCAGGGCTTCGGCGGCGACCGCGAGAAGCGGGTCTTCGGCGCCGAGACCGTGACGGACGTGCAGCTGGGTTACACCTTGCAGAGCGGCCCGATGAAGGACCTGTCCTTCCTGCTGCAGGTCAACAACCTGGAGAACGAGCCGTACCAGACGCTGGATGGCTCCGGTCGCCCGAACACGTTCTCCGAATACGGACGCACCTACCTGCTCGGCGTCAACTACAAGTTCTGA
- a CDS encoding alpha-amylase family glycosyl hydrolase has translation MPSPDWRDQVVYFVMLDRFDDGDRGNNDQGGGEYDPADPARYSGGDLAGVTRRLDYIAGLGATAVWVTPPVAHQWWSRVSRYGGYHGYWAQDFSRVDPHFGTLWPTTSGSRAACMPAACT, from the coding sequence GTGCCCTCACCCGACTGGCGCGACCAGGTCGTGTATTTCGTGATGCTCGACCGCTTCGACGACGGCGACCGCGGCAACAACGACCAGGGCGGCGGCGAGTACGACCCGGCCGATCCCGCGCGCTACAGCGGCGGCGACCTGGCCGGCGTGACGCGGCGCCTGGATTACATCGCCGGCCTGGGCGCCACCGCGGTCTGGGTGACGCCGCCGGTTGCGCACCAGTGGTGGAGCCGGGTGTCGCGCTACGGCGGCTACCACGGCTACTGGGCGCAGGATTTCAGCCGGGTCGACCCGCACTTCGGCACCCTGTGGCCGACTACCAGCGGCTCTCGCGCGGCCTGCATGCCCGCGGCATGTACCTGA